The proteins below come from a single Myxosarcina sp. GI1 genomic window:
- the murD gene encoding UDP-N-acetylmuramoyl-L-alanine--D-glutamate ligase — translation MPKAEIIGLGRSGIAAANLLIGDGWQVAIIDSATETQLSSRFNADEFQLLKQRLVRDGIEVKFGSTITLEAIALPDLVVVSPGVPWDIPALIEVRKLGAETIGEIELAWRYLKAVPWVGITGTNGKTTTTAMVAAIFQAANLHAPACGNIGHAACELALSRQDSNNYNWIVAELSSYQIESSSQLAPKIGIWTTLTPDHLNRHKTLENYARIKASLLQRSRQQILNGDDRYLLTEAAEQFPDAYWTSIAGKDKLPCDRAKAVYIEDSWIVAFGELICPISLFKMSGQHNQQNLLMAVAAAKLAGIDKAAIARAITSFPGVAHRLESVGTHRGIEFINDSKATNYDAAEVGLAAVDAPAILIAGGEAKAGEDCAWLETIKAKASFVLLIGAAAPLFAQRLSDRGYDNYEIVETMENAVTKSLELALAYKAKVVLLSPACASFDRYQSFEHRGEHFRQLCQQLFT, via the coding sequence ATGCCCAAAGCTGAGATTATTGGATTAGGAAGATCGGGAATTGCTGCTGCCAATCTTTTAATTGGTGATGGTTGGCAGGTAGCTATAATCGATTCTGCTACCGAAACCCAGCTATCATCTCGTTTTAATGCCGATGAATTCCAGCTTTTAAAACAAAGGCTGGTTCGAGATGGAATTGAAGTCAAGTTTGGCTCGACTATAACTTTAGAGGCGATCGCTTTACCAGATTTAGTAGTAGTCAGCCCTGGCGTTCCCTGGGATATACCCGCACTAATCGAAGTTAGAAAATTAGGTGCTGAAACTATCGGCGAAATCGAACTGGCTTGGCGTTATTTAAAAGCAGTTCCCTGGGTCGGTATTACGGGAACCAATGGTAAAACCACGACTACCGCTATGGTTGCCGCGATCTTTCAAGCCGCCAATCTCCACGCTCCCGCCTGTGGTAATATCGGACATGCTGCCTGCGAACTGGCACTATCGAGACAAGACTCTAATAATTACAATTGGATAGTTGCCGAACTAAGTAGCTATCAAATAGAATCTTCTAGCCAACTTGCTCCCAAAATCGGTATTTGGACGACCCTAACTCCAGATCATCTCAATCGCCATAAAACTCTGGAAAATTATGCTCGCATCAAAGCTTCTTTGTTGCAACGCAGTCGTCAACAAATTCTTAACGGAGACGATCGCTATTTGTTAACAGAGGCAGCAGAACAGTTTCCCGATGCTTATTGGACGAGTATTGCAGGCAAAGACAAACTTCCCTGCGATCGCGCCAAAGCAGTATATATAGAAGACAGTTGGATAGTAGCTTTTGGCGAACTGATTTGTCCGATTTCTCTGTTTAAAATGTCTGGACAGCACAATCAGCAAAATCTCTTAATGGCGGTAGCAGCAGCTAAATTGGCAGGAATCGATAAAGCGGCGATCGCTAGAGCAATTACCAGCTTTCCTGGTGTAGCGCATCGCCTCGAATCTGTAGGTACTCATCGAGGAATTGAGTTTATTAACGACAGTAAGGCAACTAACTATGATGCGGCAGAAGTAGGTTTAGCTGCTGTAGATGCACCTGCAATTTTGATTGCTGGGGGAGAAGCGAAAGCAGGTGAAGATTGCGCTTGGTTAGAAACTATTAAAGCCAAGGCTTCATTTGTCTTATTGATTGGTGCTGCTGCACCGCTTTTTGCTCAAAGATTGAGCGATCGCGGCTACGATAATTATGAAATTGTAGAGACGATGGAAAATGCCGTAACCAAAAGTTTGGAACTGGCTCTAGCCTATAAAGCTAAAGTAGTTTTATTGTCTCCTGCCTGTGCAAGTTTTGACCGCTATCAAAGTTTCGAGCATCGAGGGGAACACTTCCGCCAGCTTTGCCAACAGCTATTTACCTAG
- the msrA gene encoding peptide-methionine (S)-S-oxide reductase MsrA, with amino-acid sequence MGLFDLLGKKSAMPAREDALPGRDAKMSVPDQHYVNGNILQAPFPENMQQAMFGMGCFWGAERKFWQLEGVYSTAVGYAAGYTPNPTYREVCTGMTGHNEVVFVVYDPEKISYEELLKVFWESHNPTQGMRQGNDAGTQYRSGIYTYSEEQKQLAQASKQAYQQELNKSGYGEITTEIIDAPEFYYAEEYHQQYLAKNPNGYCGLGGTNVCYPQTENTAVS; translated from the coding sequence ATGGGATTATTCGATTTATTGGGCAAAAAAAGTGCCATGCCCGCACGTGAAGATGCTTTACCAGGGCGCGATGCTAAAATGTCAGTCCCCGACCAACATTATGTTAATGGTAATATCCTACAGGCTCCTTTTCCCGAAAATATGCAGCAAGCTATGTTTGGTATGGGCTGCTTTTGGGGTGCAGAGAGAAAATTCTGGCAGCTTGAAGGTGTTTATTCTACCGCAGTAGGTTATGCTGCTGGCTATACTCCCAACCCTACTTATCGCGAAGTATGTACGGGCATGACTGGACATAACGAGGTTGTTTTCGTAGTATACGATCCCGAAAAAATTAGTTATGAAGAGTTGCTAAAAGTCTTTTGGGAAAGTCACAATCCCACTCAAGGAATGCGCCAGGGTAATGATGCTGGCACTCAATATCGTTCTGGTATCTACACTTATTCAGAAGAACAGAAGCAGTTAGCGCAAGCTTCAAAACAAGCCTATCAGCAAGAACTAAATAAATCTGGCTACGGTGAAATTACCACCGAAATTATCGACGCTCCAGAATTTTATTATGCTGAAGAGTATCATCAACAGTATTTAGCTAAAAATCCTAACGGATACTGCGGTTTGGGCGGTACTAATGTCTGCTATCCTCAAACTGAAAACACGGCAGTTAGTTAG
- a CDS encoding cell wall metabolism sensor histidine kinase WalK: MFQGLRSRLLLYYLLVMAAILSVFGTGVYVFFSRNLYRQLDKRIVTLAQSATLSFSRVEEGGQQYLNRVEEVPWRDIFNRDRQSLEWFDARGNLLGSKGFIKLDDSPKTGTTNLRQEETGEMFRTHTVSVFIRDNSELDPPSLVGFIRASQSLREIETIQNQLLWVLIVGGMMTLILIGLGGFWLTQKAIEPIEASFQRLKQFTADASHELRSPLTAIKASVDLMRNHPERVHPKDAKKLAAIAGATLQMSEMLGNLLFLARNDAKATMAPVDRQLTKIFLDGILQNCTILLEPLANEKQIALNSHIATNIAIMGDSAQLSRLFSNLIENALQYTPEGGSVTVDLQAHGRYALVKVRDTGIGIAPEQIERVFDRFWRADKARSRRQGGTGLGLAIAAAIAKHHGGKITVTSELDVGSCFLVRLPLATVEKTKLTDKYSSLKSLSKNKNK; the protein is encoded by the coding sequence ATGTTTCAAGGACTGCGATCGCGCCTGCTGCTGTACTATCTGCTAGTTATGGCGGCTATTTTGAGTGTTTTTGGTACGGGAGTTTACGTTTTTTTTAGCCGTAATCTCTATCGTCAGCTAGATAAACGTATCGTTACCTTGGCTCAATCGGCAACTCTTTCTTTTTCGAGGGTAGAAGAAGGAGGACAGCAGTATCTCAATCGTGTAGAAGAAGTACCCTGGCGAGACATATTCAATCGCGATCGACAGAGTTTGGAATGGTTTGACGCTCGGGGCAATTTACTTGGAAGCAAAGGTTTTATTAAGCTAGATGACTCTCCCAAAACAGGTACGACTAATTTACGCCAAGAAGAAACTGGTGAAATGTTTCGCACTCATACAGTTTCGGTGTTTATCAGAGACAATAGCGAACTCGATCCACCGTCTTTAGTTGGTTTTATCCGAGCCAGTCAGTCATTAAGAGAAATTGAAACAATTCAAAATCAATTGCTGTGGGTATTAATTGTTGGTGGGATGATGACCTTGATTTTGATCGGACTGGGTGGATTTTGGCTGACTCAAAAGGCGATCGAACCTATTGAAGCTAGTTTTCAAAGACTAAAACAGTTTACTGCCGATGCCTCTCACGAACTCCGCAGTCCCCTTACAGCAATCAAAGCTTCGGTAGATTTAATGCGCAATCATCCCGAAAGGGTTCATCCTAAAGATGCTAAAAAACTTGCGGCGATTGCGGGAGCGACTCTACAAATGAGCGAGATGTTAGGGAATCTATTGTTTCTCGCTCGTAATGATGCTAAAGCGACTATGGCACCAGTCGATCGCCAGCTTACTAAGATTTTTCTCGATGGAATTCTACAAAACTGTACGATTTTATTAGAACCGCTAGCTAATGAAAAACAAATTGCCTTAAATTCTCATATAGCAACTAATATTGCCATAATGGGCGATTCAGCCCAGCTATCGCGTTTATTTTCTAATTTAATAGAAAATGCCTTACAGTATACCCCAGAAGGTGGCTCAGTTACTGTAGATTTGCAGGCGCACGGTCGTTATGCTCTGGTTAAGGTTAGAGATACTGGTATTGGTATTGCTCCCGAACAAATAGAACGTGTTTTCGACCGCTTTTGGCGAGCCGATAAAGCTCGCTCTCGTCGGCAGGGAGGAACGGGGTTAGGATTGGCTATTGCTGCGGCGATCGCCAAACATCACGGAGGCAAAATTACCGTTACCAGTGAACTTGATGTCGGTAGCTGTTTTTTAGTTCGTTTGCCCCTGGCTACAGTCGAAAAAACCAAATTAACCGATAAATATTCATCTCTAAAAAGCTTAAGTAAAAATAAAAACAAATAA
- the mltG gene encoding endolytic transglycosylase MltG gives MKLVKKYKLPYLVAASLAVILGFGAIASWLWWRGAIAPVAQESALETESVRFTVESGMTGQQIGNKLAEAGLIKSADAWKIWTWQQRQQDSSSGFKAGTYLLSPQSSLPAIAGKIWRGEIMQTTFTIPEGWSIAEMGEYFESLAYFSAADFIAAASEIPYQRYSWLPPNLPILEGFLYPDTYKIGSDRATNPQAVIQVMLDRFEEVALPVYQQAQTDFSLLEWVTLGSIVEKEAVIAKERALIAGVFVARLEKGMKLETDPTVEYGLGIRQTADQPLTYAQVGTPSPYNTYMNFGLPPTPIASPGIASLKATLNPESSEYLYFVARYDGTHVFSKTLAEHEAATQKIRRQWEQR, from the coding sequence ATGAAGCTGGTTAAAAAATATAAGTTACCCTATCTTGTGGCAGCTAGCCTGGCTGTGATTTTAGGATTTGGTGCGATCGCCAGTTGGTTGTGGTGGCGAGGCGCGATCGCACCTGTAGCTCAAGAATCGGCATTAGAAACCGAGTCGGTTCGATTTACTGTTGAGAGTGGCATGACGGGGCAACAAATTGGCAATAAATTAGCCGAAGCGGGTTTGATAAAATCGGCAGATGCCTGGAAAATTTGGACGTGGCAGCAGCGACAACAAGACTCTTCTAGTGGTTTCAAAGCAGGTACTTATTTGTTGTCACCTCAATCATCTCTACCAGCGATCGCAGGTAAAATTTGGCGTGGTGAGATTATGCAGACAACTTTCACCATTCCTGAAGGCTGGTCGATCGCCGAAATGGGCGAATACTTTGAAAGTTTGGCTTATTTTAGTGCCGCAGATTTTATTGCTGCTGCTAGCGAGATTCCCTACCAGCGATATTCCTGGCTACCACCAAATCTGCCAATTCTCGAAGGTTTTTTGTATCCCGATACTTACAAAATTGGCAGCGATCGCGCTACCAACCCCCAGGCAGTCATTCAGGTAATGCTCGATCGCTTCGAGGAAGTCGCGCTTCCCGTATATCAACAGGCACAAACCGATTTTAGTCTTTTAGAGTGGGTAACTTTAGGTAGTATCGTCGAAAAAGAAGCGGTTATTGCCAAGGAAAGGGCTTTGATTGCAGGGGTATTTGTTGCCAGATTAGAAAAAGGCATGAAACTAGAGACAGACCCAACTGTAGAATATGGTTTGGGCATCAGGCAAACAGCCGACCAGCCTCTTACTTACGCTCAGGTGGGAACGCCTTCACCATATAATACCTATATGAATTTTGGCTTACCTCCCACTCCCATTGCCTCTCCTGGAATTGCCAGTCTCAAAGCTACTCTCAACCCTGAAAGCAGCGAATATCTATATTTTGTCGCTCGTTATGATGGCACTCACGTTTTTAGCAAAACTTTAGCCGAACACGAAGCTGCTACTCAAAAAATTCGCCGTCAATGGGAACAAAGATAA
- a CDS encoding GNAT family N-acetyltransferase, whose amino-acid sequence MQIEPYEVHYLDGIICLSLRAWTPVFDSIQKAMDADVYRAFYPDSWHVSQKKAIEDVCAAEDISVWVAIHTDFIVGFVAVKLHSEDSMGEIHMVAVEPEFQGQGIGTTLIKFALDWMKAAGMSVAMVETGGDRGHAPARHTYEKVGFGLFPVARYFKKL is encoded by the coding sequence ATTCAGATCGAACCTTACGAGGTTCATTACCTGGATGGAATAATTTGCCTTTCGCTTCGGGCATGGACTCCCGTTTTTGATTCAATTCAGAAAGCGATGGATGCCGACGTGTATCGGGCATTCTATCCCGATAGTTGGCACGTAAGCCAGAAAAAGGCTATTGAGGATGTCTGCGCTGCGGAAGATATTAGTGTGTGGGTTGCTATACATACAGATTTTATTGTAGGCTTTGTAGCCGTCAAACTACACTCAGAAGATAGCATGGGTGAAATTCACATGGTCGCTGTCGAGCCAGAATTTCAAGGTCAAGGCATTGGCACCACTTTGATAAAATTTGCTCTCGATTGGATGAAAGCTGCTGGAATGTCTGTAGCTATGGTAGAGACTGGAGGCGATCGCGGTCATGCCCCAGCGCGTCATACTTATGAAAAGGTAGGCTTTGGTTTGTTTCCAGTTGCTAGATATTTTAAGAAGCTTTAG
- the folP gene encoding dihydropteroate synthase: MIKVREHLFEWGRKTYLMAIVNVTPDSFSDGGKFDNLESAMRHAVSAIENSADIIDIGGESTRPYAAKISLETELHRVIPVIEKLRQVSSIPISIDTTKAKVAEAAIAAGADIINDISGGTFDKQMLPTAGKLNVPIVLMHIRGTPATMTKMTDYQDLLAQIKQFLATQTELALNCGVKQSNLIIDPGIGFAKDSQQNIELLRRLSELKSLKLPILIGVSRKSFIGHLLNRDNPQDRLWGTAAACCGAIAAGADIVRVHDVAEMRDVCLMADAIWRK, translated from the coding sequence ATGATAAAAGTTAGAGAGCATTTGTTTGAATGGGGTCGTAAAACCTATTTAATGGCAATTGTTAATGTAACTCCCGACAGCTTTAGTGATGGTGGTAAATTCGATAATCTCGAATCTGCGATGCGGCACGCTGTGAGTGCCATAGAAAACAGTGCTGACATTATCGATATTGGCGGCGAATCTACTCGTCCTTATGCTGCAAAAATATCTCTGGAAACAGAATTACACAGAGTTATTCCTGTAATTGAAAAGCTACGCCAAGTAAGCTCGATTCCTATTTCTATCGATACGACAAAAGCTAAGGTGGCTGAAGCGGCAATCGCTGCTGGTGCCGATATTATCAATGATATTTCTGGTGGAACCTTCGATAAACAAATGCTGCCTACCGCAGGTAAACTTAACGTACCAATTGTCTTAATGCACATTCGCGGTACTCCAGCAACAATGACAAAAATGACCGATTACCAAGATTTATTGGCGCAAATAAAGCAATTTTTAGCAACTCAAACCGAACTCGCTCTTAACTGTGGTGTCAAACAATCCAATTTGATTATCGATCCTGGTATTGGGTTTGCCAAAGATAGCCAGCAAAATATAGAGCTTTTGCGGCGTTTGTCAGAACTTAAAAGTTTAAAGCTACCGATATTAATTGGAGTATCTCGTAAAAGCTTTATCGGTCATCTCCTCAATCGAGACAATCCTCAAGATAGACTCTGGGGAACGGCAGCTGCTTGCTGTGGCGCGATCGCTGCTGGTGCCGATATTGTCAGAGTTCATGACGTAGCCGAAATGCGAGATGTTTGTTTGATGGCAGATGCAATTTGGCGTAAATAA
- the gpmI gene encoding 2,3-bisphosphoglycerate-independent phosphoglycerate mutase: MVGAPVSPVVLAILDGWGHRQATEANAIATAETPVFDSLLTAYPNTLINTSGKDVGLPEGQMGNSEVGHLNLGAGRIVPQELVRISDAVEEGTIFRNPVLVDICDKVNTSGGKLHLVGLCSEGGVHSHLKHLLGLLDLAKINGIANVCIHAVTDGRDTNTTEGVEALGKIQEYIDKTGVGSIVTISGRYFTMDRDRRWDRVQKAYEIMTKDGLGDGRSAIETLKDFYERDITDEFIPPTRIAPGAVKEGDGVIFFNFRPDRARQLTYAFVRSDFNGFERKYLQPLHFVTFTQYDSSLSVEVAFKPQNLTNILGEVIADAGLQQFRTAETEKYPHVTYFFNGGMEEPLEGESRELIQSPMVATYDRAPAMSAKEVTDVVCKAVNEGVYSLIVVNYANPDMVGHTGNMEAAVEAIETVDRCMGRVIETVNKAGGTLLITADHGNAECMRDNEGNPWTAHTTNPVPFILIEGEGRKIPGHGGQVFLREHGKLADVAPTILEILELPQPEEMTGKSLIQPAEYEVKQNRTPVRISM, encoded by the coding sequence ATGGTTGGAGCACCTGTATCTCCAGTGGTGCTAGCTATCTTAGATGGCTGGGGACATCGTCAGGCAACAGAAGCAAACGCGATCGCCACTGCAGAAACACCAGTATTTGATAGCCTACTAACAGCTTATCCCAATACTTTAATTAATACTTCTGGTAAAGATGTCGGTCTGCCAGAGGGACAAATGGGTAATTCAGAAGTAGGGCATTTGAATTTGGGTGCGGGAAGAATTGTTCCTCAAGAATTAGTCAGAATATCTGATGCAGTAGAGGAGGGGACGATTTTTCGCAATCCAGTTTTGGTAGATATATGCGACAAAGTTAATACTTCGGGTGGGAAGCTACATTTAGTTGGTTTGTGTTCCGAAGGAGGAGTACATTCCCACTTAAAACATCTATTAGGTTTGTTAGATCTAGCTAAAATCAATGGCATTGCGAATGTTTGCATTCATGCAGTTACTGATGGACGAGATACTAACACTACAGAAGGTGTCGAGGCATTAGGCAAAATTCAAGAATATATCGATAAAACAGGCGTAGGAAGTATTGTTACCATAAGCGGACGCTACTTTACTATGGATCGAGATCGCCGTTGGGATCGAGTACAAAAAGCCTATGAGATTATGACCAAAGATGGTCTGGGTGACGGACGCTCGGCTATAGAAACACTCAAAGATTTTTACGAGCGAGATATTACCGACGAATTTATTCCTCCTACTAGAATTGCTCCAGGTGCAGTTAAAGAAGGAGATGGCGTAATTTTCTTTAATTTTCGCCCAGACAGGGCAAGACAGCTAACTTATGCGTTCGTTCGGTCGGATTTTAATGGTTTTGAAAGAAAATATCTTCAGCCCTTGCATTTTGTTACTTTTACCCAGTATGATTCTTCGTTATCTGTAGAAGTAGCATTTAAACCACAAAATCTGACTAATATTTTGGGGGAAGTTATTGCCGATGCTGGTTTGCAGCAGTTTCGTACCGCAGAAACCGAAAAATATCCTCACGTGACCTACTTTTTTAATGGTGGTATGGAAGAGCCGTTAGAAGGGGAAAGTCGGGAATTAATTCAAAGTCCGATGGTAGCAACCTACGATCGCGCTCCTGCTATGTCGGCAAAAGAAGTAACCGATGTAGTATGCAAAGCAGTCAACGAAGGAGTCTATTCTTTGATTGTAGTCAACTATGCTAACCCAGACATGGTAGGGCATACGGGTAATATGGAGGCTGCCGTTGAAGCGATCGAAACGGTAGACCGCTGTATGGGTAGAGTGATTGAAACTGTAAATAAAGCCGGAGGAACACTGTTAATTACAGCCGACCACGGTAATGCTGAATGTATGCGCGACAATGAAGGGAATCCCTGGACAGCGCATACTACTAATCCCGTACCTTTTATTCTCATTGAAGGAGAAGGACGCAAAATTCCAGGACATGGCGGTCAAGTCTTTTTAAGAGAGCATGGGAAACTAGCAGATGTAGCACCAACTATTTTAGAAATATTAGAGTTACCCCAGCCAGAAGAAATGACTGGTAAATCGCTGATTCAACCAGCAGAATACGAGGTCAAGCAAAATCGTACTCCAGTTCGCATTTCCATGTAA
- a CDS encoding DUF3727 domain-containing protein — MSSSQFNRDNEYYDGETLTLVDDNGRSLPCYIEHSIEVDGITYLLLMPTDIPIVIMSWEREDDENEEVEATMLEDDSEIAEIFGNAKAVLAEQNLYLYHTAYTLTAIGELPPLEEDEILTLNIDDEDSQLEPEELQLLASFYHSERKYCIYTPLTPLLFFARYDLENRLELVSPEQENLLPILQELLFDESE, encoded by the coding sequence ATGTCTTCATCTCAATTTAATCGCGATAACGAATATTACGATGGAGAGACATTAACTTTAGTTGATGACAATGGGAGATCGCTTCCCTGCTACATCGAACATTCTATAGAAGTAGACGGCATTACCTATTTGTTACTCATGCCGACAGACATACCTATAGTAATTATGAGTTGGGAGCGAGAAGATGATGAAAACGAGGAAGTAGAAGCTACGATGTTAGAAGATGATAGTGAAATTGCAGAAATTTTTGGTAACGCTAAAGCCGTACTAGCAGAGCAAAATTTGTATCTCTACCATACTGCTTACACACTTACTGCCATTGGGGAACTTCCTCCTTTAGAAGAAGATGAAATTTTGACTTTAAACATAGATGATGAAGATAGTCAGCTAGAGCCAGAAGAATTACAGTTGCTAGCGAGTTTTTATCATTCAGAACGCAAGTACTGTATTTATACACCTTTAACCCCTTTATTGTTTTTCGCTCGCTACGATTTAGAAAATCGGCTAGAATTGGTTTCTCCCGAACAGGAAAATTTACTACCGATTTTACAAGAACTGCTGTTTGATGAATCTGAGTGA
- a CDS encoding cupin domain-containing protein yields MNQRCMIPVIKTARDYQAYRIKPEDTNRVAIVFDPDSADDSLTVCVEIFDPGGATPPHRHNFAVEIFFILKGEGMAICDGKEVPLNTGDSVLMPKTGIHYLKNTGTQRLYVLSIMVPNEDFSELVRSGTPTELDSEDLQVLSRMDSLISC; encoded by the coding sequence ATGAACCAACGCTGTATGATTCCAGTTATCAAAACCGCTAGAGATTATCAGGCTTATCGGATTAAACCTGAAGACACCAATCGTGTAGCAATCGTTTTCGATCCCGATAGTGCCGATGACTCTTTGACTGTCTGTGTCGAAATTTTCGATCCAGGCGGTGCCACGCCGCCACATCGGCATAATTTTGCCGTGGAAATATTTTTTATTCTTAAAGGAGAGGGAATGGCTATTTGCGACGGCAAAGAAGTTCCCCTTAATACTGGCGATAGCGTATTGATGCCCAAAACAGGAATTCATTATTTGAAAAATACTGGAACGCAGCGTTTATACGTGCTTAGTATTATGGTTCCTAACGAAGACTTTTCAGAATTAGTTCGTAGTGGCACACCTACAGAATTAGATAGCGAAGATCTGCAAGTTTTATCGCGAATGGACTCTTTGATTTCCTGTTAA
- a CDS encoding RNA polymerase sigma factor SigF, producing MTACINKSIKIDSLYLLQKYHNTQDTDIRNQIVELNFGLVKKEAHHWMNQCHESYEDLLQVGSIGLIRAIERFSIERGNAFSSFAIPYIRGEIQHYLRDKSCTLRIPRRWLELRRQSVAFVNQFRETYHRQPTNSEIAQYLEVSLKEWQDIRLAYQNRRPISLDVSVNHDRDSQTSLGDLVADPKHRSFQLVYEDTVRLQQALGELEERTRNVLEFVFLHDLTQKETAKLLGISVVTVSRQIKKGLNILKKNMVTEVS from the coding sequence ATGACAGCCTGCATAAATAAAAGTATCAAAATAGATAGTTTATATTTGCTTCAAAAATACCACAATACTCAAGATACTGATATCCGCAATCAAATTGTAGAGTTAAACTTTGGTTTGGTAAAAAAAGAAGCACACCATTGGATGAACCAGTGCCACGAAAGCTACGAAGACTTATTACAGGTAGGCTCAATCGGTTTAATTCGTGCGATCGAACGCTTTAGTATCGAACGAGGCAATGCCTTTAGCTCTTTTGCAATTCCTTATATTAGAGGCGAAATTCAACACTATCTAAGAGATAAAAGTTGCACTCTCCGTATTCCTCGCCGCTGGTTAGAATTAAGAAGACAGTCAGTTGCTTTTGTCAATCAGTTTCGCGAAACTTATCATCGCCAACCTACAAACTCAGAAATAGCACAGTATTTAGAAGTATCTCTTAAAGAATGGCAGGATATTAGACTGGCATATCAAAATAGAAGACCGATCAGCTTAGATGTCTCTGTCAACCACGATCGCGATAGTCAAACCAGTTTGGGCGATTTGGTTGCCGATCCCAAACATCGTAGTTTTCAGTTAGTTTATGAAGATACAGTACGTCTTCAGCAAGCTTTAGGCGAACTAGAAGAACGTACTAGAAACGTTCTCGAATTTGTCTTTTTACACGATTTGACTCAGAAAGAAACCGCCAAATTATTGGGTATCAGTGTGGTAACTGTATCTCGTCAGATCAAAAAAGGTTTGAATATTTTGAAAAAGAATATGGTCACAGAAGTATCTTGA
- a CDS encoding response regulator transcription factor has protein sequence MKILVVEDDERISDAVVEYLTDLHYAVEAVYDGVEAWDLLDVFTYDLILLDVMLPKMDGVTLCKKLRAKGCDIPILMLTAKDTLDNKIEGLDAGADDYLIKPFELPELSARIRALLRRGTNNLPPVLSWGDLRLDPSSCEVFYKDELFLLSPKEYKLLEFFLRNGRRVFSRAQILEHLWSFEQVPEEATVKAHIRGLRQKLEAAGAPHDLIETVYGLGYRLKEEPK, from the coding sequence ATGAAAATTTTGGTAGTAGAAGATGACGAACGCATTAGCGATGCAGTAGTCGAATATCTTACGGATTTACATTATGCAGTAGAAGCCGTTTATGACGGAGTTGAAGCTTGGGATTTACTGGATGTATTCACCTACGATCTAATTTTGTTAGACGTAATGCTACCCAAAATGGACGGTGTTACTCTGTGCAAAAAATTACGCGCTAAGGGATGTGATATTCCAATTTTGATGTTGACCGCTAAAGATACTTTAGACAACAAAATAGAAGGTTTAGATGCTGGTGCAGATGACTATTTAATCAAACCCTTTGAGCTGCCAGAGCTTTCGGCTCGAATTCGTGCTTTGCTACGTCGGGGAACGAATAATTTACCGCCAGTACTTTCCTGGGGTGATTTGCGTTTAGATCCTAGTAGTTGTGAAGTCTTTTACAAAGACGAACTTTTTCTTTTAAGTCCCAAAGAATACAAGTTACTGGAATTTTTCTTGCGTAATGGCAGAAGGGTGTTTAGTCGCGCTCAAATTTTGGAACATCTCTGGTCTTTCGAGCAGGTTCCTGAAGAAGCAACGGTAAAAGCTCATATCAGAGGTTTGAGACAAAAATTAGAAGCTGCAGGTGCTCCCCACGATCTAATCGAAACTGTCTATGGTTTGGGTTATCGTTTGAAAGAAGAACCAAAATAA
- the secG gene encoding preprotein translocase subunit SecG: MKVYQLAQIIWAASAFILIIFILLHSPKGDGLGGIGGQAQLFTSTKSAEKTLNRITWGLSIVFMALTVILSAGWLR, from the coding sequence ATGAAAGTATATCAATTGGCTCAAATTATTTGGGCAGCATCGGCTTTTATCTTAATTATCTTTATTTTGTTACATAGCCCCAAAGGTGATGGTTTGGGTGGCATTGGCGGACAAGCACAGCTATTTACCAGTACCAAAAGTGCGGAAAAAACTTTAAATCGTATTACCTGGGGTTTGAGTATTGTTTTTATGGCTCTAACGGTAATTCTAAGTGCTGGTTGGCTGAGATAG